One genomic region from Corallococcus soli encodes:
- a CDS encoding glycoside hydrolase family 15 protein translates to MTLTETVQARESPRTGWGSSTGPEPGTIIEDHALLGDLYTAALVARDGSIDFLCLPDFDSDACFASLLGTPDNGRWKIAPKATVREVRHRYRGKTLIVETEFVTDEGAVRLVDFMPIRKQGPHLVRWVEGLRGTVTMRSDLRPRFANGYTHPLVSRRDGATAAVAGPDALYLRGGVGEAVPPFELEFTVQAGQRIPFVLSWARPYDDIPTPIDPEVALRETQSFWEGWASRLRLPSEYEDVVVRSLLTLKACSFRPTGALVAAPTFGLPETPGGERNWDYRFCWVRDAALTLNAFMRAGLTDEADAFGDWLENAIGGAPNELQIMYGIRGERRLTEVTLDWLQGYEGARPVRIGNGAYSQFQLDILGEFAAVLHNHMRLKGKLTERGKTALKTLAIQASEVWMQPDHGIWEMRGPKHAFTASKVSAWIAIDRWVRTIEEYGLEEDKAPWVELRQTLFDEVCSKGFDARRNTFTQYYGSKHVDASLLVIPLAGFLPPDDPRVVGTVKAIEEELMPEGLVLRYLTEGVDGLSGDEGAFLACSFWLASTYQLQGRHEDARRLFEKLLGLCNDVGLLAEEYIPGAGRQLGNFPQAFSHLALVSCAYLITEGGKHPLHS, encoded by the coding sequence ATGACTTTGACAGAGACCGTGCAGGCGAGGGAATCCCCAAGGACGGGTTGGGGGAGCAGTACCGGCCCGGAGCCGGGGACGATCATCGAGGACCACGCCCTCCTGGGAGACCTGTACACGGCCGCGCTCGTAGCCCGGGATGGATCCATCGACTTTCTCTGCCTCCCGGACTTCGATTCGGATGCGTGCTTCGCGTCGCTGCTGGGAACGCCCGACAACGGACGGTGGAAGATTGCTCCGAAGGCGACCGTGCGTGAGGTGCGACATCGCTATCGCGGCAAGACCCTCATCGTGGAGACGGAGTTCGTGACGGACGAGGGCGCGGTGCGGCTCGTGGACTTCATGCCCATCCGGAAGCAGGGCCCCCACCTGGTGCGGTGGGTGGAGGGGCTCCGGGGCACGGTGACGATGCGCTCCGACCTGCGCCCCCGGTTCGCCAACGGCTACACCCATCCCCTGGTGAGCCGGCGCGACGGAGCCACCGCCGCCGTCGCCGGCCCGGATGCGCTCTATCTGCGAGGCGGAGTCGGTGAGGCGGTGCCTCCGTTCGAGTTGGAGTTCACGGTCCAGGCCGGCCAGCGGATTCCCTTCGTGCTCTCCTGGGCCCGGCCCTACGACGACATTCCCACGCCGATCGATCCGGAGGTCGCCCTGCGTGAGACACAGTCCTTCTGGGAGGGCTGGGCTTCGCGGCTCCGGTTGCCCTCCGAGTACGAGGACGTGGTTGTCCGATCGCTGCTCACGCTCAAGGCGTGCAGCTTCCGCCCGACGGGGGCGCTCGTCGCCGCCCCCACCTTCGGGCTCCCGGAGACACCGGGCGGCGAGCGCAACTGGGACTACCGCTTCTGCTGGGTTCGTGACGCGGCCTTGACGTTGAACGCGTTCATGCGCGCCGGTCTCACGGACGAGGCGGATGCGTTCGGCGACTGGCTGGAGAACGCCATTGGAGGCGCGCCGAACGAGTTGCAGATCATGTATGGCATCCGGGGCGAGCGCCGCCTCACGGAGGTCACGCTGGACTGGCTGCAAGGGTATGAAGGCGCTCGACCGGTGCGGATCGGGAACGGTGCCTATTCGCAATTCCAGCTCGACATCCTCGGCGAGTTCGCCGCGGTCCTCCACAACCACATGCGCCTGAAGGGCAAGCTGACGGAGCGCGGCAAGACGGCGCTCAAGACCCTCGCGATCCAGGCCTCCGAGGTCTGGATGCAGCCAGACCATGGCATCTGGGAGATGCGAGGCCCGAAGCATGCGTTCACCGCCTCCAAGGTGTCGGCGTGGATCGCCATTGATCGTTGGGTGCGCACGATCGAGGAGTACGGCCTGGAGGAGGACAAGGCGCCGTGGGTGGAGCTGCGGCAGACCCTCTTCGACGAGGTGTGCAGCAAGGGCTTCGACGCCCGCCGCAACACGTTCACGCAGTACTACGGCTCGAAGCACGTGGATGCGAGCCTGCTCGTCATTCCGCTCGCCGGCTTCCTGCCACCGGACGATCCCCGCGTCGTCGGGACGGTGAAGGCCATCGAGGAGGAGCTGATGCCGGAGGGGCTGGTGCTGCGCTACCTGACGGAGGGCGTCGACGGTCTCTCCGGCGATGAGGGGGCCTTCCTGGCCTGCTCCTTCTGGCTCGCGAGCACCTACCAGCTCCAGGGGCGGCATGAGGACGCGCGGCGGCTCTTCGAGAAGCTGTTGGGGCTCTGCAACGACGTGGGCCTGCTCGCCGAAGAGTACATACCGGGTGCGGGCAGGCAGCTCGGCAACTTCCCCCAGGCCTTCAGCCATCTGGCGCTCGTGAGCTGCGCCTACCTCATCACCGAAGGGGGCAAACATCCCCTGCACTCGTAG
- a CDS encoding DUF2254 domain-containing protein translates to MATLGEGTQPWRERQMAGIGALPGEQARSGGAPKRARRGHETHRLRDWFVRSNWLLPMLAAVLGVVLGVMLADPAPDSVWALGGLAWRGTPRETRGVLSSVLGTAITSLSIILSLSMLVAQNLGAQYSPRLLRVYQRDAGIRVVLPVFIATCVYCVVAMQRLGLVAGTQEQPRPAAGMAVLLLVACGAALVFQVLHTLQLMRVENLVRMVAGITLRVARGLDGRRQLDAPPVTPQPPSTQALPLRAPSDGFVVDVDGVALLARAEARRLVVHVDVAIGEPVRQGAPIGRVEPEGPDRPRVPAECGDFVSAISLDRWRDQDADVSLGLRQLVDIAIKALSPAVNDPYTAVESLDQLTFVLCGLARLRQGPRVLADGEGRARVFLRAPELRDHLELATDQITRYGAGEPLVVLRLLRLVGEVGQCAQQPADRQAARATLHRILAEAERVGAAPSQLELQRRYARDVERALDGVPLPPLQAIEF, encoded by the coding sequence ATGGCCACGCTTGGCGAAGGCACCCAGCCGTGGAGGGAGAGGCAGATGGCGGGCATCGGGGCACTCCCCGGCGAGCAGGCGCGCTCAGGCGGCGCCCCGAAGCGGGCGAGGCGTGGGCACGAGACCCACCGGCTCCGCGACTGGTTCGTGAGGAGCAACTGGCTGCTGCCCATGCTCGCGGCGGTGCTGGGCGTCGTGCTGGGCGTGATGCTGGCGGATCCCGCCCCTGACTCGGTGTGGGCGCTCGGTGGCCTGGCGTGGCGGGGCACTCCCAGGGAGACACGGGGCGTCCTGTCGTCGGTGCTGGGGACCGCGATCACCTCGCTGAGCATCATCCTGTCGCTGTCCATGCTGGTGGCGCAGAACCTGGGCGCGCAGTACTCGCCCCGCCTGCTGCGCGTCTACCAGCGCGACGCGGGCATCCGCGTCGTCCTCCCGGTATTCATCGCCACCTGCGTCTACTGCGTGGTGGCGATGCAGCGACTGGGGCTGGTCGCCGGCACCCAGGAGCAGCCGCGCCCGGCGGCCGGCATGGCCGTCCTCCTGCTCGTCGCATGCGGGGCGGCGCTGGTGTTCCAGGTGCTGCACACCCTCCAGCTCATGCGCGTGGAGAACCTGGTGCGGATGGTGGCGGGCATCACGCTGCGCGTGGCGCGCGGGCTTGACGGGCGCCGCCAACTGGACGCGCCCCCGGTCACACCGCAGCCGCCCTCCACGCAGGCCCTGCCGTTGAGGGCCCCCTCGGACGGCTTCGTCGTGGACGTGGACGGGGTGGCGCTGCTGGCGCGGGCGGAGGCGCGGCGGCTCGTGGTGCACGTGGACGTCGCCATTGGCGAGCCGGTGCGGCAAGGCGCCCCCATCGGGCGGGTGGAGCCGGAGGGCCCGGACCGCCCACGGGTGCCAGCGGAGTGCGGGGACTTCGTGAGCGCCATCTCGCTGGATCGCTGGAGGGATCAGGACGCGGACGTGTCCCTGGGGCTGCGGCAGCTCGTGGACATCGCGATCAAGGCGCTGTCCCCAGCCGTCAATGATCCGTACACGGCCGTGGAGTCCCTGGATCAGCTCACCTTCGTCCTGTGTGGACTGGCGCGCCTGCGGCAGGGCCCACGCGTGCTGGCGGATGGAGAGGGGAGGGCGCGTGTCTTCCTGCGCGCGCCCGAGCTGCGCGACCATCTGGAGCTGGCCACGGATCAGATCACCCGCTACGGCGCCGGGGAGCCCCTGGTGGTGCTGCGGCTGCTGCGGTTGGTGGGCGAGGTGGGGCAGTGCGCCCAGCAGCCGGCGGATCGCCAGGCCGCGCGGGCCACCCTGCATCGCATCCTCGCGGAGGCGGAGCGGGTGGGTGCGGCACCCTCCCAGTTGGAGCTACAGCGGCGCTACGCCCGGGACGTGGAGCGTGCGCTGGACGGGGTTCCGCTCCCACCCCTGCAAGCCATCGAGTTCTGA
- a CDS encoding efflux transporter outer membrane subunit → MFEHRRRVWLRTGVVLLMGAGVSGCPTHAPPRGREVVKKALVHTSLATAWTSPGAQEGGVRDGWLATFQDAQLQALVVEALGHNPDLRSAAARVEQALALLGVARSGLLPSVDVEGRGSFGIGQGLGSTLRGIALSAAWEVDLWGKLRYRRNAAQESAAAAEFEFEFARQSLAATLAKGWLMATEAHLLRGLAVERVKMGEELLQLTATRLQVGAASQQELALAQATLDSYRDTLKQTELARVQAVRAVELLAGRYPAGALEPRAALVELPGPVPAGIPASVLERRPDMIAAERRVAAAFNRMQEARAARLPSLSLTGSVGFVDSDVVVLKETLGNPAGGLAAGLLAPIFHGGALAAQVRVRTAEQEESLGAYAAAALRATNEVEDALTNAKVLEERQALLERVVAENARALELLTIDHRVGKVDLRTLLQQTLLAESARIALLRVRSEQLIQRINLHLALGGSFSVPAPAPEKPDAR, encoded by the coding sequence ATGTTCGAGCACCGGCGGCGGGTGTGGCTCCGAACGGGAGTGGTGCTCCTGATGGGAGCGGGCGTGTCGGGGTGCCCCACGCATGCCCCACCGCGGGGCCGGGAGGTCGTCAAGAAGGCCCTCGTGCACACGTCGCTCGCCACCGCGTGGACGTCTCCGGGCGCGCAGGAGGGCGGCGTCCGGGACGGGTGGCTAGCGACGTTCCAGGACGCGCAGCTCCAGGCCCTGGTCGTCGAAGCACTCGGCCACAACCCGGACCTCCGCTCCGCCGCCGCGCGGGTGGAGCAGGCGTTGGCGCTGCTGGGCGTCGCCCGCTCGGGGCTGCTTCCTTCCGTCGACGTGGAGGGGAGGGGGTCGTTCGGGATTGGTCAGGGCCTGGGAAGCACGCTGCGTGGCATTGCCTTGTCCGCCGCGTGGGAGGTCGATTTGTGGGGGAAGCTCCGGTATCGCCGGAACGCGGCCCAGGAGTCCGCGGCCGCCGCCGAGTTCGAGTTCGAGTTCGCCCGGCAGTCCCTCGCGGCGACCCTGGCCAAGGGCTGGCTCATGGCCACGGAGGCCCACCTCCTCCGAGGCCTCGCCGTCGAGAGGGTCAAGATGGGCGAGGAGCTCCTTCAGCTCACCGCCACCCGGTTGCAGGTCGGCGCGGCCAGTCAGCAGGAGCTGGCGCTGGCGCAGGCGACCCTGGACTCGTATCGGGACACCCTGAAGCAGACGGAGCTGGCCAGGGTGCAGGCGGTGCGCGCGGTGGAGCTCCTCGCAGGGCGCTATCCCGCGGGCGCCCTTGAGCCGAGGGCGGCCCTGGTCGAACTCCCGGGGCCGGTGCCCGCGGGGATTCCGGCCTCGGTGCTCGAACGGAGGCCGGACATGATCGCCGCCGAGCGCCGCGTGGCCGCCGCGTTCAACCGGATGCAGGAGGCCAGGGCCGCGCGGCTGCCCTCGCTGAGCCTCACGGGCTCCGTGGGCTTCGTCGACAGCGACGTGGTGGTGTTGAAGGAGACGCTCGGCAACCCCGCCGGTGGCCTCGCGGCGGGACTGTTGGCGCCCATCTTCCACGGTGGGGCGCTCGCGGCGCAGGTCCGCGTGCGGACGGCGGAACAGGAGGAGTCCCTTGGCGCATACGCGGCCGCGGCCCTGCGCGCCACGAACGAGGTGGAGGACGCGCTGACGAACGCGAAGGTGCTCGAGGAGCGTCAGGCGCTCCTGGAGCGGGTGGTCGCCGAGAACGCGCGTGCGCTGGAGCTCCTGACCATCGACCACCGCGTCGGAAAGGTGGATCTGCGCACGCTGCTCCAGCAGACCCTGCTCGCGGAGTCCGCGCGCATCGCGCTCCTGCGCGTGCGGAGCGAGCAGCTCATCCAGCGGATCAACCTCCACCTCGCGCTGGGGGGCAGCTTCTCCGTCCCGGCTCCGGCTCCGGAGAAGCCCGACGCCCGCTAG
- a CDS encoding HlyD family secretion protein, which yields MELILLGIYSFIVWLLFFKFKLLPWTFVSQVIVVTLPIIGIVALLLLANVYAPSSADVRVMNYVVQVVPRVSGRVIEVPVQPNSPVKKGDVLFRVDPASVELEVGGLKAKVKELEAKVAGARAIERQLGLERKTAQGRRASVSAQLDLARRRVGQHRVLATSGAGNQFDLQEMEAEARNLQGELAAANATVGQVTQKLEARTEDGTLVDLAQAEAGLDQALASLAEAEWRLQETVTYAPSDGTVVNLQLRAGSYAAALPISPVMSFVEDEQYVIAFFNQNELHQVRPGDEAEVTLLAFPNRIIKCSVVAVVWATGQGQLPTSGVLPETGAVTPPPGRYAVKLKVEEPEGAALLPAGGRGHAAIYTQSFHPVHILRKVILRVGTKLDWLILKLH from the coding sequence ATGGAACTCATCCTGCTCGGCATCTACTCGTTCATCGTCTGGCTGCTCTTCTTCAAGTTCAAGCTGTTGCCGTGGACCTTCGTCTCCCAGGTCATCGTCGTCACCCTCCCCATCATTGGCATCGTGGCGTTGCTGCTCCTGGCCAACGTGTACGCGCCGTCCTCGGCGGACGTGCGGGTGATGAACTACGTCGTGCAGGTCGTCCCGCGTGTCTCCGGGCGCGTCATCGAGGTGCCCGTCCAGCCCAACAGCCCGGTGAAGAAGGGCGACGTGCTCTTCCGCGTCGATCCCGCGTCCGTGGAGCTGGAGGTGGGCGGGTTGAAGGCCAAGGTGAAGGAGTTGGAGGCGAAGGTCGCGGGCGCGCGGGCCATCGAGCGGCAGCTGGGCCTGGAGCGCAAGACGGCCCAGGGGCGGCGGGCGTCTGTCTCGGCCCAGCTCGACCTGGCCCGGCGGCGCGTCGGGCAACACAGGGTGCTCGCCACCAGCGGGGCGGGCAATCAGTTCGATCTGCAGGAAATGGAGGCGGAGGCCAGGAACCTCCAGGGGGAGCTGGCCGCGGCGAATGCCACCGTGGGGCAGGTCACACAGAAGCTCGAGGCGCGGACGGAGGATGGGACGCTCGTTGATCTCGCCCAGGCCGAGGCGGGGCTGGATCAGGCGCTCGCCTCCCTGGCGGAGGCGGAGTGGCGCCTCCAGGAGACCGTGACCTATGCGCCCTCGGACGGGACCGTGGTGAACCTCCAACTGCGCGCGGGCTCCTATGCGGCGGCGCTCCCCATCTCTCCCGTGATGAGTTTCGTGGAGGACGAGCAGTACGTGATCGCGTTCTTCAACCAGAACGAGCTGCACCAGGTCCGGCCGGGTGACGAGGCGGAGGTCACGCTCCTGGCGTTCCCGAACCGGATCATCAAGTGCAGCGTCGTGGCCGTGGTCTGGGCGACGGGACAGGGACAGCTCCCGACCTCGGGCGTGCTGCCCGAGACGGGAGCGGTGACCCCGCCCCCCGGGCGCTACGCCGTCAAGCTCAAGGTCGAGGAGCCGGAGGGGGCCGCGCTCCTGCCAGCGGGAGGACGCGGTCACGCGGCCATCTACACCCAGTCGTTCCACCCGGTGCACATCCTGCGCAAGGTGATCCTCCGCGTGGGCACGAAGCTGGACTGGCTGATTCTCAAGCTGCATTGA
- a CDS encoding DUF3302 domain-containing protein — MRWLGWGAWVPLPAHASLLSGGALDTVAEVLSWVVIVVAPVVMISAFWLLHIMPEKVAEKRNHPQLEAIKTLCFLSLFFGGLLWPLAWLWAYSKPTLYKMAYGEDQVRPTHGPELAEAGEAMLPVHREPYGEGPDTDGRGGPH; from the coding sequence ATGCGGTGGCTGGGATGGGGGGCGTGGGTCCCGCTGCCCGCGCACGCATCGCTGTTGAGCGGCGGCGCGTTGGACACCGTGGCGGAGGTGTTGAGCTGGGTCGTCATCGTCGTCGCCCCGGTGGTGATGATCTCCGCGTTCTGGTTGCTCCACATCATGCCGGAGAAGGTGGCGGAGAAACGCAATCACCCGCAGCTGGAGGCCATCAAGACGCTGTGCTTCCTGTCGCTGTTCTTCGGCGGGCTCCTGTGGCCCCTGGCGTGGCTCTGGGCGTACTCCAAGCCGACCCTCTACAAGATGGCGTACGGAGAGGACCAGGTCCGTCCCACGCACGGCCCGGAACTCGCTGAGGCTGGCGAAGCCATGCTCCCGGTCCACCGCGAGCCATACGGCGAGGGACCAGACACCGACGGGCGGGGAGGGCCTCACTGA
- a CDS encoding sterol desaturase family protein, whose amino-acid sequence MFENAFLEACSKVHPAVPFLFYGPLTLGLLGWGLYAGRTTVGTSALFVPLGLLTWIAMEYCIHRYFFHWEGNGPFTRRLHEIVHGYHHKYPDDERRLVMPLGASVPMAILIGGLLWLVGHPAQTLPYFIGIVWGYMAYDFIHWSTHHRTPRTAWGKQLRAHHMAHHYATPDRNFGISNRWVDQLAGSGGRRRKHAGKDASGHDARPMGRSSVKA is encoded by the coding sequence ATGTTCGAGAATGCCTTTCTCGAAGCCTGCTCGAAGGTCCACCCCGCGGTGCCGTTCCTCTTCTACGGCCCGCTCACGCTGGGCCTCTTGGGGTGGGGGCTGTACGCGGGAAGGACAACGGTGGGGACGAGCGCGCTGTTCGTGCCGCTCGGCCTGTTGACATGGATTGCAATGGAGTACTGCATCCACCGGTACTTCTTCCACTGGGAGGGCAACGGCCCGTTTACCCGGCGGCTCCATGAGATCGTGCACGGCTACCACCACAAATATCCGGATGATGAACGGCGTCTGGTGATGCCGCTGGGCGCGAGCGTCCCCATGGCCATCCTCATCGGCGGGCTGCTGTGGCTGGTGGGCCACCCGGCGCAGACGCTTCCGTACTTCATCGGCATCGTCTGGGGCTACATGGCCTATGACTTCATCCATTGGTCCACACACCACCGGACGCCGCGCACGGCGTGGGGCAAGCAACTGCGCGCGCACCACATGGCGCACCACTACGCGACGCCGGATCGCAACTTCGGCATCAGCAACAGGTGGGTGGACCAGCTGGCGGGCAGCGGCGGACGACGCCGCAAGCACGCCGGGAAGGACGCGTCGGGCCATGACGCTCGTCCCATGGGGCGCTCCAGCGTGAAGGCCTGA
- a CDS encoding 50S ribosomal protein L11 methyltransferase, with product MPATPSRKPSPAASKKPVPAAAPFEFPPDAAFTWHSESDEPAPTRLSPVDDALSADTALKRVRRGEFLRYTGDFHNAKQLLGALGRRLERSPQARSPLEAFRAERRARQLEHSTLSRIVVALDRNYRLELARAPDVSEACRQVWGEPMADFTVVPLKQLLGMLGATEWRRKGLAVPGLKGLLHPHYGVYLPTRTDYVELLAAVPDVTGKRVFDVGTGTGVLSFLLLQRGAVSALATDCDSRAVACARENAERLGLSQRFQVAEADLFPAGQADLVVCNPPWIPEPPKNRVDRAVFDEDSQFLRRFLEGLPAALTPGGEGLLILSDLAVLLGLRPPGWIEEQFARCGLTVAWRKSTPARHSKAKDAADPLHAARSREVTTLYGLVSAAR from the coding sequence GTGCCCGCCACCCCCTCCAGGAAGCCGTCGCCCGCCGCCTCCAAGAAGCCGGTGCCCGCCGCGGCGCCCTTCGAGTTTCCACCCGATGCCGCGTTCACCTGGCACTCGGAGAGCGACGAGCCCGCGCCCACCCGGCTGTCTCCCGTGGACGACGCGCTCAGCGCCGACACCGCCCTCAAGCGCGTTCGCCGGGGCGAGTTCCTGCGCTACACCGGCGACTTCCACAACGCGAAGCAGCTCCTGGGTGCGCTGGGCCGGCGGCTCGAGCGGTCCCCCCAGGCCCGCTCGCCGCTGGAGGCGTTCCGGGCCGAGCGCCGCGCGCGGCAACTGGAGCATTCGACGCTGTCACGCATCGTCGTGGCGCTCGACCGGAACTACCGCCTGGAGCTCGCGCGCGCACCGGACGTCTCCGAAGCGTGCAGACAGGTGTGGGGCGAGCCCATGGCGGACTTCACCGTCGTGCCGCTCAAGCAGCTGCTCGGCATGCTCGGGGCCACGGAGTGGCGGCGCAAGGGTCTGGCCGTCCCTGGCTTGAAGGGCCTGCTCCATCCGCACTACGGCGTCTACCTGCCCACGCGCACCGACTACGTGGAGCTGCTGGCGGCCGTGCCGGACGTGACGGGCAAGCGCGTGTTCGACGTGGGCACCGGCACCGGCGTGCTCTCCTTCCTGCTCCTTCAGCGCGGCGCCGTGTCCGCGCTGGCCACGGACTGTGATTCCCGCGCGGTGGCGTGCGCACGGGAGAACGCGGAGCGGCTCGGCCTCTCGCAGCGCTTCCAGGTGGCGGAGGCGGACCTGTTTCCGGCAGGCCAGGCGGACCTCGTCGTCTGCAACCCGCCGTGGATTCCGGAGCCGCCCAAGAACCGGGTGGACCGCGCCGTGTTCGACGAGGACAGCCAGTTCCTGCGCCGCTTCCTCGAAGGGCTCCCCGCCGCCCTCACGCCCGGCGGAGAGGGGCTGCTCATCCTGTCGGACCTCGCGGTGCTGCTGGGCCTGCGTCCGCCCGGGTGGATCGAGGAGCAGTTCGCGCGCTGCGGCCTGACGGTGGCGTGGCGGAAGTCCACCCCCGCGCGGCACTCCAAGGCGAAGGACGCGGCGGATCCCCTGCACGCCGCGCGCTCCCGGGAGGTCACCACCCTCTACGGCCTCGTGTCCGCCGCCAGGTAG